The following are encoded in a window of Gossypium raimondii isolate GPD5lz chromosome 13, ASM2569854v1, whole genome shotgun sequence genomic DNA:
- the LOC105781873 gene encoding pathogen-associated molecular patterns-induced protein A70, whose translation MMFSGMSDLTATWLSPASLFIFINITIAIIFLISRLCPHKTPYVADDYNSSSSLPPSLHRPPSFLSRIKSFNFSTYRFPLSNPDIDDDSAAYRLERAPSVLERVKSFNFYRYSYSPQSPETACIEPVQQSLLSRAPSLLERVKSFYKPDSVKPKESELTGTDSNCSETGLGPVHGEVKGVQSEPTVTQRELSEKMKKSRRKVEKEEEEVEKTTPFQDEDHSVDAKADDFINKFKQQLKLQRLDSILRHRKCSNGNSTWQLKWVSFDHEVPNIAGQP comes from the exons ATGATGTTTTCCGGTATGTCAGATTTAACGGCGACCTGGTTATCGCCGGCCTCTCTTTTCATCTTCATCAACATAACCATCGCCATCATCTTCCTCATCTCCCGCCTCTGTCCTCACAAAACGCCCTACGTCGCTGACGACTACAACTCTTCATCATCCCTACCGCCGTCACTCCACCGACCTCCGTCGTTCCTCAGCCGCATCAAGTCTTTCAACTTCTCGACGTACAGGTTTCCTCTTTCGAACCCAGACATCGATGACGACTCAGCAGCCTATCGGCTGGAGCGGGCCCCGTCGGTTCTCGAACGAGTCAAGTCCTTCAACTTCTACAGATATTCATATTCTCCTCAAAGTCCAGAAACGGCTTGTATTGAACCGGTTCAACAATCACTACTCAGCCGAGCACCGTCGCTCTTAGAGCGAGTGAAATCGTTTTACAAACCGGATTCGGTTAAACCAAAAGAATCCGAACTCACTGGAACTGATTCGAACTGTTCAGAAACGGGTTTAGGTCCGGTTCATGGTGAAGTAAAGGGAGTCCAATCAGAGCCTACGGTAACACAAAGGGAATTATCagagaagatgaagaaatcAAGGCGCAAGGtggaaaaagaagaggaagaagtgGAGAAGACGACGCCGTTTCAAGACGAAGATCATAGTGTTGATGCTAAAGCTGACGAtttcattaacaaatttaaGCAGCAACTTAAGTTGCAGAGATTGGATTCTATTTTGCGTCACAGGAAGTGCTCAAATGGCAA TTCAACGTGGCAGTTAAAATGGGTTTCATTCGACCATGAAGTTCCCAACATAGCTGGACAACCATAA